The following are encoded together in the Lathyrus oleraceus cultivar Zhongwan6 chromosome 3, CAAS_Psat_ZW6_1.0, whole genome shotgun sequence genome:
- the LOC127126930 gene encoding sister chromatid cohesion 1 protein 4 isoform X14, whose amino-acid sequence MFYSQFILAKKGPLGTIWIAAHLERKLRKNQVADTDIGVSVDSILFPEVPIALRLSSHLLLGVVRIYSRKVNYLFDDCSEALLKVKQAFRSTAVDLPPEESTAPYHSITLPETFDLDDFELPDNDIFQGNYVDRHVSTREQITLQDTLDGMAYKTTQFGLDERFGDGDASQIGLDLDEVMLIDKDSTLEHNDFSANPQVSRQEDEKKEDVVTTSDKMLVEDSGSKVMLIDQDANLEPDDLGANSQISHHKDEKKEDVIGTSNRMQVEDSGSKIDLSDGFPTSPEFHEYAQGLSTSPEFHDYAQDPSTSPEFHNCAQDPSVSPEFHEYAQGPSTPGLQEPNLFGTQSDQVINEADFHNSADLLSMYSTQNESRAHQTENNVIGCSLQNNGKHVGVDLHHEASDCVLADVNNKREEQEHFTRTVVMKDQGNLIPNNNCLASVPLMDSSNEDHTTTVLPECAGGYVDTSGILEKVERLHDGVLMNTESVMANLNETVNVVSGGVNINDSGVSPSCSHVTSDQEGLSCKLLSNMDESRGSEFGGHLADVTTLLKHGVSNNSEVSKNEQQPSVAYEAQVSNIVSPLESSGRPEVVDVEARASQELKEAGILNFVSHEAEQPTQSHLRPCTSRVNNPSLLSIEGEKCHETDVSDPALGYHGTVEPSACEGKLDLGQSGMQFGSQIISNKMGSVNTFTASDIPEPESMLSLGQSGMQFGSQIISNKMGSVNTFTASDIPEPEKMLSLGQSGMQFGNQMISNKMGSVNTFTATDIPEPEKMLSLGQSGMQIGNQMISNKMGSVNTFTATDIPEPEKMLSLGQSGMQFGNQMISNKMGSVNTFTATDIPEPEKMLSLGQSGMQFGNQMISHKMGSINTFTATDIPAPEKMLSLGQSGMQFGSQMISNKMGSANPFTASDIPAPEKMLSLGQSSMQFGNQMISNKMGSVNTFTASNIPEPEKMLSLGQSSMQFGNQMISNKMGSVNTFTASEIPVPEKMLSLGQSDMQYGSQMIGNKMGSVNAFTASDIPAPEKMLSLGQSDMQYGSQMIGNKMGSVNTFTASNIPEPEKMLSLAYPHFGEMNHLLLESTPGNQVISGGHRDVAAVTSISGQKRSYTESTLTLQSMGLVESYGGAQSRRTTGSIPDDNDLLSSILAGRKSSALKVKPSPATAEVPTAKRFRSTPRTSTLKRKVLVDDTMVLHGDTIRHQLISTEDIRRVRKKAPCTSDEILMIQRQVLEDKIFHKPIFTDLSADLTILQNGAFDLSGIKVYDYGLDGFSVEKVNNQQSYSKSNAEIHVGQAHNEPMAVQPQEEAEESYSKTNVGIHEVESHNEPMEVQLQNNAEAQPSEMPVPSERESHNETMEVQPQITAEAQPSEMPVPSERESHNETMEVQPQITAEAQPSEIPLQLESDQSGVDFGSHDIDAHGRANIISNMKELSGSQNAEMNNAGGIFEISETENYSVGPTNIISDVNELGSSQNAEMNNAGRIFETSEAENYSIVHSNIISDVNELGGSQNAEMNNAGRNFETSEAENYSIVHSNIISDGNELGSSQNAEMSNSGGNFETFESENYSVVPGHETLSLTEVFENELCMPKDFDASQPLMDKTDDGAGSIQTNVLEIPTSEKMNTSTILENEFVDDQHDRNNADAIEIAEHDMEIGTRVETDGLEADNLHASLVLGSKEASEYTDNQVSFHGDLPMEENGNNMLEGLNEDLVVSSGLGCDDKDAKAGGLFSENIEVDCLHSVAPEDVKEGSNDEENSVFQEAALQNTMYPDVSAIRSPSVDQNDEDDMVDNDTGFLNVGDDEIIDDDDDDADGFAPGAEGTQLENSGWSSRTRAVAKYLQTLFDKEDLHGRQSLHLDKILVGKTRKEASRMFFETLVLKTRDYIDVEQTKPFANINLQPRGKLMKTDF is encoded by the exons ATGTTTTACTCTCAGTTTATTTTGGCGAAGAAAGGTCCACTTGGGACAATATGGATAGCTGCACATTTAGAGAGGAAGCTCCGGAAGAATCAGGTGGCGGATACTGATATTGGCGTCTCTGTAG ATTCCATTCTTTTTCCTGAAGTACCAATTGCACTCCGTTTATCCAGTCATCTTCTGCTTGGTGTGGTAAGGATATATTCCAGAAAGGTGAATTACCTTTTCGATGATTGCAGTGAAGCCTTGCTTAAGGTAAAACAAGCTTTCCGCTCCACGGCAGTTGATTTGCCACCAGAAGAGTCCACTGCACCTTACCATTCCATCACTTTACCTGAGACTTTTGATCTTGATGATTTTGAACTACCAGATAATGACATTTTTCAAGG CAACTATGTTGATCGCCATGTCAGTACTAGGGAGCAGATTACACTGCAAGATACTTTAGACGGCATGGCTTACAAAACAACACAGTTTGGATTGGATG AGCGCTTTGGAGATGGTGATGCCTCTCAAATTGGTTTAGACCTTGATGAG GTTATGTTAATAGACAAAGATTCCACTTTGGAGCACAATGACTTCAGTGCTAATCCTCAAGTGTCTCGTCAAGAAGATGAAAAGAAAGAGGATGTGGTTACAACTTCTGATAAAATGCTAGTAGAAGACAGTGGAAGCAAG GTCATGTTAATAGACCAAGATGCCAATTTGGAACCTGATGACTTAGGTGCTAATTCTCAAATTTCTCATCACAAAGATGAAAAGAAAGAGGATGTGATTGGAACTTCAAATAGAATGCAAGTAGAAGACAGTGGAAGCAAAATTGATTTG AGTGATGGTTTTCCGACATCTCCTGAATTTCATGAATATGCTCAAGGTTTATCTACTTCTCCTGAATTTCATGACTATGCTCAAGATCCATCCACTTCTCCGGAATTTCATAACTGTGCTCAAGATCCATCCGTGTCTCCTGAATTTCATGAATATGCTCAAGGTCCATCTACTCCAGGACTCCAAGAGCCAAACTTATTTGGTACTCAGTCGGATCAGGTCATTAATGAAGCTGATTTTCATAATTCAGCAGATTTATTATCAATGTATTCAACGCAAAATGAATCCCGTGCTCATCAAACTGAGAACAATGTAATTGGTTGCTCCTTGCAAAATAATGGGAAGCATGTTGGTGTAGATTTGCATCATGAGGCTAGTGACTGTGTTCTGGCTGATGTGAATAACAAAAGAGAGGAACAAGAACATTTCACTCGTACAGTTGTGATGAAGGATCAAGGAAATTTGATACCTAATAATAATTGCTTGGCATCAGTACCCTTGATGGACTCCTCCAATGAAGACCACACGACCACCGTGTTACCAGAATGTGCAGGTGGATATGTTGATACTTCTGGTATACTTGAAAAGGTGGAAAGGTTGCATGATGGAGTTCTGATGAATACTGAATCAGTTATGGCCAATTTGAATGAAACTGTTAATGTTGTTTCTGGAGGCGTCAACATCAATGATTCTGGTGTGTCTCCTAGCTGTTCTCATGTTACATCTGATCAAGAGGGCCTCTCATGTAAACTGTTGTCTAACATGGATGAATCTCGTGGTTCTGAATTTGGTGGTCATTTGGCAGATGTTACCACATTGTTAAAGCACGGCGTTTCAAATAATAGTGAAGTTTCCAAGAATGAGCAGCAACCCAGCGTGGCTTATGAGGCTCAAGTATCCAATATTGTAAGTCCTCTAGAGTCATCTGGTAGACCTGAAGTTGTTGATGTGGAAGCTCGTGCATCTCAGGAACTGAAGGAAGCAGGTATTTTAAACTTTGTATCTCATGAAGCTGAGCAGCCCACCCAGTCGCACCTTCGGCCATGCACTTCCCGTGTAAACAATCCTTCTCTGTTATCTATTGAAG GTGAAAAATGTCATGAAACTGATGTTTCAGATCCTGCTTTGGGTTATCATGGAACTGTAGAGCCATCTGCTTGTGAAGGAAAGTTGGACTTGGGGCAATCAGGCATGCAATTTGGGAGTCAGATAATAAGTAATAAAATGGGAAGTGTAAACACATTTACTGCTTCTGACATACCTGAGCCTGAAAGCATGCTCTCCTTGGGGCAATCAGGCATGCAATTTGGGAGTCAGATTATAAGTAATAAAATGGGAAGTGTAAACACATTTACTGCTTCTGATATACCTGAGCCTGAAAAAATGCTCTCCTTGGGGCAATCAGGCATGCAATTTGGGAATCAGATGATAAGTAATAAAATGGGAAGTGTAAACACATTTACTGCTACTGACATACCTGAGCCTGAAAAAATGCTCTCCTTGGGACAATCAGGCATGCAAATTGGGAATCAGATGATAAGTAATAAAATGGGAAGTGTAAACACATTTACTGCTACTGACATACCTGAGCCTGAAAAAATGCTCTCCTTGGGGCAATCAGGCATGCAATTTGGGAATCAGATGATAAGTAATAAAATGGGAAGTGTGAACACATTTACTGCTACTGACATACCTGAGCCTGAAAAAATGCTCTCCTTGGGGCAATCAGGCATGCAATTTGGGAATCAGATGATAAGTCATAAAATGGGAAGTATAAACACATTTACTGCTACTGACATACCTGCGCCTGAAAAAATGCTCTCCTTGGGGCAATCAGGCATGCAATTTGGGAGTCAGATGATAAGTAATAAAATGGGAAGTGCAAACCCATTTACTGCTTCTGACATACCTGCACCTGAAAAAATGCTCTCCTTGGGGCAATCAAGCATGCAATTTGGGAATCAGATGATAAGTAATAAAATGGGAAGTGTAAACACATTTACTGCTTCTAACATACCTGAGCCTGAGAAAATGCTCTCCTTGGGGCAATCAAGCATGCAATTTGGGAATCAGATGATAAGTAACAAAATGGGAAGTGTAAACACATTTACTGCCTCTGAGATACCTGTGCCTGAAAAAATGCTCTCCTTGGGTCAATCAGACATGCAATATGGGAGTCAGATGATAGGTAATAAAATGGGAAGTGTAAACGCATTTACTGCCTCTGACATACCTGCGCCTGAAAAAATGCTCTCCTTGGGTCAATCAGACATGCAATATGGGAGTCAGATGATAGGTAATAAAATGGGAAGTGTAAACACATTTACTGCTTCTAACATACCTGAGCCTGAGAAAATGCTCTCTTTGGCTTATCCACATTTTGGTGAGATGAATCATTTGCTGCTGGAGTCTACTCCTGGCAATCAGGTTATATCTGGAGGTCATAGAGATGTTGCAGCAGTAACATCAATATCTGGTCAAAAGCGCAGCTACACAGAAAGTACTCTTACATTGCAGAGCATGGGTTTAGTTGAATCATATGGTGGGGCTCAGTCCAGAAGAACTACCGGATCCATTCCGGATGATAATGATCTATTGTCTTCAATATTAG CTGGCAGAAAATCTTCAGCTTTAAAAGTTAAACCAAGTCCAGCAACCGCTGAAGTACCAACAGCAAAGCGGTTTCGTTCTACACCACGAACTAGTACCTTAAAGAGGAAGGTGCTTGTGGATGATACGATGGTCTTGCACGGCGA TACAATACGCCACCAATTGATAAGTACTGAAGATATTCGGCGTGTACGGAAAAAAGCTCCTTGCACAAGCGATGAGATTTTAATGATTCAGAGACAGGTTTTGGAGGATAAAATTTTCCATAAACCAATATTTACAG ATTTGTCTGCTGATTTGACTATTCTGCAAAACGGGGCATTTGATCTGAGTGGAATCAAGGTTTATGATTATGGCTTAGATGGTTTTTCCGTGGAAAAAGTAAACAATCAACAGTCCTATTCTAAATCAAATGCTGAGATTCATGTGGGGCAAGCACATAATGAGCCTATGGCAGTCCAACCCCAAGAGGAGGCTGAAGAGTCTTATTCTAAAACGAATGTTGGGATTCATGAGGTGGAATCACATAATGAGCCTATGGAAGTCCAGCTCCAAAATAATGCTGAAGCCCAAC CTTCTGAGATGCCTGTTCCGTCTGAGAGGGAATCACACAATGAAACTATGGAAGTCCAACCCCAAATAACTGCTGAAGCCCAACCTTCTGAGATGCCTGTTCCGTCTGAGAGGGAATCACACAATGAAACTATGGAAGTCCAACCCCAAATAACTGCTGAAGCCCAACCTTCTGAGATACCTCTTCAGTTGGAGAGTGATCAGTCTGGAGTTGACTTTGGATCTCATGATATTGACGCTCATGGGCGTGCAAATATTATATCAAACATGAAGGAGCTTAGCGGTTCTCAAAATGCTGAAATGAACAATGCTGGGGGGATTTTTGAGATTTCTGAAACAGAGAATTACTCTGTTGGGCCTACAAATATTATATCAGATGTAAATGAGCTTGGTAGTTCTCAAAATGCTGAAATGAACAATGCTGGACGAATTTTCGAGACTTCTGAAGCAGAAAATTACTCTATTGTGCATTCAAATATTATATCAGATGTAAATGAGCTTGGTGGTTCTCAAAATGCTGAAATGAACAATGCTGGACGAAATTTCGAGACTTCTGAAGCAGAAAATTACTCTATTGTTCATTCAAATATTATATCAGACGGAAATGAGCTTGGTAGTTCTCAAAATGCTGAAATGAGCAATTCTGGTGGAAATTTTGAGACTTTTGAATCAGAGAATTACTCTGTTGTCCCTGGGCATGAAACTTTATCACTAACtgaagtttttgaaaatgagCTATGTATGCCAAAAGATTTTGATGCATCGCAGCCTCTCATGGATAAAACGGATGATGGTGCTGGTTCTATCCAAACAAATGTGCTGGAGATTCCAACTTCCGAGAAAATGAATACATCTACTATTCTAGAAAATGAGTTTGTGGATGATCAACATGATAGAAACAATGCAGATGCTATTGAAATTGCAGAGCATGACATGGAAATTGGAACACGAGTTGAAACAGATGGCTTGGAAGCTGATAATTTACATGCATCCTTGGTTCTTGGCTCTAAGGAAGCTAGTGAATATACTGACAACCAGGTATCCTTCCATGGAGACCTACCTATGGAGGAAAATGGGAACAACATGCTAGAAGGCTTAAATGAGGATCTAGTTGTTTCTTCTGGCTTGGGATGTGATGACAAGGATGCAAAGGCTGGCGGCTTATTTAGTGAAAATATTGAAGTAGATTGTTTACATTCTGTAGCACCTGAGGATGTAAAAGAAGGTTCTAATGATGAGGAAAACTCAGTCTTTCAAGAAGCTGCATTACAAAATACAATGTATCCTGATGTCTCAGCTATTAGGAGTCCTTCTGTGGATCAGAATGAT GAAGACGATATGGTCGACAATGATACAG GATTTTTGAATGTTGGAGATGATGAGATAATTGATGACGATGATGACGATGCTGATGGTTTTGCACCGGGTGCTGAAGGAACACAGCTAGAAAATAGTGGATGGTCTTCTCGAACCAG GGCTGTTGCGAAGTATCTTCAGACCTTGTTTGATAAGGAGGATCTACATGGAAGGCAGAGCCTGCATCTTGACAAAATATTGGTGGGTAAAACACGGAAAGAAGCATCAAGGATGTTTTTTGAAACACTG GTTCTCAAGACAAGGGATTATATTGATGTAGAACAGACAAAACCCTTTGCCAATATTAACTTACAACCTCGAGGGAAGCTTATGAAGACAGATTTCTGA